In one window of Candidatus Zixiibacteriota bacterium DNA:
- a CDS encoding DUF58 domain-containing protein, whose translation MTGQNMDQKEIFKKIRRIEITTKRLVNDLFSGEYHSTFKGHGMEFEEVRQYEPGDDVRLIDWNVTARTGFPHIKKFREERELSVILLVDMSSSGQFGTRERFKEETAAELCAVLAFSAIKNNDKVGMIIFTDRIEKFIPPKKGRAHVLRLIREILYFKPVGTGTDIASALEYFSRVIKKKSVVFLISDFLSEGYLKPLQIANNKHDLIAMKISDPRELRIEDVGLIELEDAESGETLLIDTGSSEFRLDFAQKADADNYGLKRAFRLINLDFIQIITNEPYTVPLINFFRMREKRH comes from the coding sequence ATGACCGGCCAGAATATGGACCAGAAGGAAATATTCAAGAAAATCCGCCGGATCGAAATAACCACCAAACGGCTGGTTAACGATCTCTTTTCGGGAGAGTACCACTCCACTTTCAAGGGGCATGGGATGGAGTTTGAGGAAGTGCGCCAGTACGAGCCGGGGGATGATGTCCGTCTCATCGACTGGAATGTAACCGCCCGCACCGGTTTTCCCCATATCAAGAAATTTCGTGAAGAGCGCGAGCTATCGGTTATTCTGCTGGTCGATATGTCATCATCGGGTCAGTTCGGAACCAGGGAAAGGTTCAAAGAGGAAACCGCGGCCGAACTTTGCGCCGTGCTGGCTTTTTCGGCGATCAAGAATAATGACAAGGTGGGAATGATTATTTTCACCGACCGGATAGAGAAATTTATTCCGCCCAAAAAGGGGCGAGCCCATGTCCTGCGGCTGATTCGAGAGATTCTCTATTTTAAGCCGGTCGGCACCGGCACCGATATCGCCTCGGCGCTGGAGTATTTCAGCCGGGTCATCAAGAAAAAGTCGGTCGTGTTTCTTATCTCGGATTTTCTTTCCGAAGGGTATCTCAAGCCGCTGCAGATTGCCAATAACAAGCACGACCTGATCGCCATGAAAATTTCCGATCCCAGGGAACTCCGGATTGAAGATGTCGGCTTGATCGAACTGGAGGACGCCGAATCGGGCGAGACGCTGCTGATTGATACCGGCTCTTCGGAATTCCGCCTCGATTTCGCCCAAAAAGCCGATGCCGATAATTATGGTCTGAAAAGAGCCTTCCGGCTTATAAATCTCGATTTTATTCAGATCATTACCAACGAACCGTACACCGTCCCCTTAATAAACTTCTTCAGGATGCGGGAAAAGAGACATTAA